In one Chitinophaga sancti genomic region, the following are encoded:
- a CDS encoding SDR family NAD(P)-dependent oxidoreductase gives MEQTNYNGALQHSTGSGFNATSTTSDVIKGIDLTGKIAIVTGGNTGIGLETTKTLAAAGATVIVPARDTAKAKRNLASVANVEIEPMDLMDPTSIDTFAEKFLASDRPLHLLINNAGIMWVPLRKDSRGIESQLATNYLAQFQLTARLWNALKKAGGARVINVSSHGHQFAPFNFEDPNFLNREYETLQAYGQSKTATNLFALELDNLAKAYNVRAYSLHPGSIGGTELGREAPLELFQKMGFCDAEGNLLPDVAASLKTIPQGAATTVWCATSALLNNIGGVYCEDGDVAELTADTSMPTGVNPYSLDKANAKRLWALSEEMTGITFRII, from the coding sequence ATGGAACAAACAAATTACAACGGAGCATTACAGCATTCAACAGGATCAGGCTTCAACGCAACCTCAACAACAAGTGATGTGATCAAAGGCATTGACCTTACAGGAAAAATTGCCATTGTAACAGGGGGGAATACGGGCATTGGTTTAGAAACGACAAAAACGCTGGCTGCCGCAGGGGCAACGGTCATTGTGCCTGCAAGAGACACAGCAAAAGCAAAGAGAAATCTGGCATCTGTTGCCAATGTGGAAATTGAACCCATGGATCTGATGGATCCGACATCTATCGACACATTTGCCGAAAAGTTTTTGGCTTCGGACCGCCCCCTTCATTTACTTATCAATAATGCAGGTATTATGTGGGTGCCATTGCGTAAAGACAGTCGTGGGATTGAATCACAGTTAGCCACCAATTATTTAGCACAATTTCAATTAACCGCCCGGCTTTGGAATGCACTCAAAAAAGCCGGAGGCGCGAGAGTGATCAATGTATCTTCACACGGACATCAATTCGCCCCTTTCAATTTTGAGGACCCAAATTTTCTCAACCGGGAATACGAAACCCTGCAGGCGTATGGCCAATCAAAAACTGCCACCAATTTATTTGCGCTTGAATTAGACAATCTTGCCAAAGCCTATAATGTAAGAGCATATTCATTGCACCCGGGTTCTATTGGCGGAACTGAATTAGGAAGAGAAGCCCCGTTGGAGCTGTTTCAAAAAATGGGTTTTTGCGATGCGGAAGGCAATCTTTTACCAGATGTGGCCGCCTCGTTAAAAACGATCCCTCAGGGTGCAGCCACAACGGTTTGGTGTGCCACCAGTGCTTTGTTGAATAATATAGGAGGGGTGTACTGCGAAGATGGAGACGTTGCCGAATTGACTGCCGACACTTCCATGCCTACTGGTGTAAATCCTTATTCATTAGATAAAGCCAATGCCAAACGCTTATGGGCATTGAGCGAAGAAATGACCGGCATTACTTTCCGCATTATCTAA
- a CDS encoding Crp/Fnr family transcriptional regulator, with amino-acid sequence MKNALPEQPIAPLLDYFNRLIPLNQTEKELVLASFHPRIFRKRQYVLQEGNVSTHFYFIVKGCLRMYKVDEKGTTHILQFAPENYWLMDISSFHGMKPSLLNIDALEDTMVLQITREDLLSLYTKAPKFDRIFRVLIENSFVRLQERLLQNISSTGDLHEFGALGKTATKAALAGKI; translated from the coding sequence ATGAAAAACGCATTACCTGAACAGCCTATAGCACCATTATTGGATTACTTCAATCGCCTCATTCCACTGAATCAGACGGAAAAAGAACTAGTCCTGGCCAGTTTCCACCCCAGGATTTTCAGAAAGAGACAGTATGTCCTACAGGAAGGCAACGTATCCACTCATTTTTACTTTATAGTTAAAGGATGCCTGAGAATGTATAAAGTTGATGAGAAGGGAACCACACACATCTTACAATTTGCTCCCGAGAATTACTGGCTAATGGATATCAGCAGTTTCCACGGCATGAAACCATCACTCCTCAACATTGACGCACTGGAAGACACAATGGTGTTACAGATCACCCGGGAAGACCTATTATCCTTATACACAAAAGCGCCCAAGTTCGACCGCATTTTCCGGGTTCTTATCGAAAACAGTTTTGTAAGACTACAAGAGCGATTACTGCAAAACATTAGCTCTACAGGCGACCTCCACGAGTTTGGTGCATTGGGTAAAACCGCTACAAAAGCAGCATTAGCCGGTAAAATTTAA
- a CDS encoding SDR family NAD(P)-dependent oxidoreductase: MNNLKNKVAVITGGNSGIGYATAKALIEKGAMVIITGRRKEAIEKAASTLHVSGVVADQSNLSDIDMLVSEVKAQFGKVDILLINAGITKLAPIESMTENVFDEIMNVNFKGAYFTLSKFIPVLNDNSSVIFLSSTSATISPQNASVYAASKSAINAVMKIAALELADRKIRVNAVSPGPVATEIMNKIGLDATLEKQLIGSIPLSRLGKANEVAGLITYLSGDESSFITGANFLIDGGQSI; this comes from the coding sequence ATGAATAATTTAAAAAATAAAGTAGCGGTTATTACAGGTGGCAACAGTGGCATCGGGTATGCCACCGCAAAAGCGCTTATCGAAAAAGGCGCAATGGTCATCATCACCGGTAGAAGAAAAGAAGCGATTGAAAAGGCAGCCTCAACACTCCATGTAAGTGGGGTGGTGGCTGACCAATCCAACTTGTCTGACATTGATATGCTGGTATCGGAAGTGAAAGCGCAATTCGGCAAAGTAGATATTTTACTCATCAATGCGGGCATTACAAAATTGGCCCCAATTGAGTCGATGACTGAAAATGTGTTTGACGAAATAATGAATGTAAATTTCAAAGGGGCTTATTTTACATTAAGTAAATTTATTCCCGTTTTAAATGATAACTCCTCGGTGATATTTTTATCGTCAACATCCGCAACCATTTCCCCGCAAAACGCATCGGTATATGCGGCAAGTAAATCTGCTATCAATGCCGTTATGAAAATTGCAGCGCTTGAATTGGCTGACCGTAAAATTCGTGTGAATGCAGTTAGCCCCGGGCCTGTTGCTACGGAAATCATGAATAAAATTGGACTGGATGCTACTCTTGAGAAACAACTCATTGGTAGTATCCCATTATCAAGATTAGGGAAGGCCAATGAAGTAGCCGGTTTGATAACTTATTTATCGGGTGACGAATCTTCATTTATTACAGGGGCAAATTTCCTGATTGATGGCGGTCAATCCATATAA